One window from the genome of Paraneptunicella aestuarii encodes:
- a CDS encoding 2OG-Fe(II) oxygenase family protein has product MKLVAVDYQAENAQQLFVESLKETGFGVLKNHPIRQELVSNIYKHWQEFFDSEQKWDFEYNKDTQDGYFPPNVSEVAKGFKVKDIKEYYHYYPWGKCPEQLKEEISTYYSEALSLAKELLGWVEKYSPDEISKNYSMPLSSMIEDSQQTLLRVLHYPPLQGNEEPDAIRAAAHEDINLLTVLPAANEPGLQVKGKDGNWIDVPCDFGNLIVNIGDMLQEASGHYFPSTTHQVINPEGQDQSRSRISLPLFLHPRPDVKLSERYTADSYLKERLKELGVV; this is encoded by the coding sequence ATGAAACTTGTTGCCGTTGACTATCAAGCAGAGAATGCCCAACAGCTGTTTGTCGAGTCACTCAAAGAAACCGGATTCGGTGTACTTAAAAATCATCCTATCAGACAAGAGTTAGTTTCCAATATCTATAAGCATTGGCAAGAGTTTTTCGATAGCGAACAGAAATGGGATTTTGAGTACAACAAAGATACTCAGGACGGTTACTTTCCGCCTAATGTCTCTGAAGTTGCAAAAGGCTTCAAAGTAAAAGATATCAAGGAATACTATCACTACTATCCTTGGGGTAAGTGCCCTGAGCAGTTAAAAGAAGAGATCTCCACTTATTACAGTGAAGCACTTTCTCTGGCAAAAGAACTACTGGGCTGGGTAGAAAAGTACAGCCCTGATGAGATTTCCAAGAACTATTCCATGCCGCTTTCCAGCATGATTGAAGACAGTCAGCAAACCCTGTTGCGCGTGCTACATTATCCACCACTTCAAGGTAACGAAGAACCCGACGCCATTCGTGCCGCGGCTCATGAAGATATTAACCTGCTGACCGTATTACCAGCAGCAAATGAGCCGGGATTACAGGTAAAAGGTAAAGACGGCAACTGGATCGACGTACCTTGTGACTTTGGTAACCTGATCGTCAACATTGGTGATATGTTGCAAGAAGCCTCTGGTCACTACTTCCCTTCCACTACGCATCAGGTAATTAACCCGGAAGGACAAGATCAATCCAGATCCAGAATTTCACTTCCTCTGTTCTTGCATCCTCGTCCAGATGTTAAGTTGTCTGAAAGATACACTGCCGACAGCTACCTGAAAGAGCGTTTGAAAGAACTAGGCGTTGTGTAA
- a CDS encoding NupC/NupG family nucleoside CNT transporter codes for MVSLLGVVALLIAAYALSFNRKAINWRTVFGALFIQAAVGLLVLYFPPGKQFLLVVAQGVQKVITYSQEGIDFMFGQLGGTSLGFIFAFKVLPVIIFFSSLISVLYHIGIMSWIIRGIGGFLQRILQTSRPESMNAAANIFVGQTEAPLVVKPFISSMTRSELFALMVGGMASIAGSVMAGYAGLGVDIKYLVAASFMAAPGGLLMAKIVLPETERAKNDVDELDSSEVEASANVFEAAAEGAASGMKIAANVGAMLMAFIALIALLNGLIGGIGSLFGHEDLTFQLILGYLFQPLAWLLGVPWAEANLAGSFIGQKLVVNEFVAYLDFVGHKDSMSGVSQAIVTFALCGFANFSSIAILMGGIGAMAPNRRSDIAKLGLRAVIAASFANLMSAALAGFFISL; via the coding sequence ATGGTCAGCTTACTCGGCGTAGTAGCTCTACTTATTGCTGCCTACGCATTATCGTTCAATCGAAAAGCGATCAACTGGCGCACTGTTTTTGGTGCTCTTTTCATTCAAGCTGCTGTGGGGTTACTGGTATTGTACTTTCCCCCAGGAAAACAGTTTCTACTGGTCGTAGCTCAAGGGGTACAAAAAGTCATTACCTACAGTCAGGAAGGTATCGACTTCATGTTCGGGCAATTGGGTGGCACCTCATTAGGTTTCATCTTTGCCTTTAAAGTCCTGCCAGTCATCATTTTCTTTTCGTCATTGATCAGTGTGCTTTATCACATTGGCATTATGTCGTGGATTATTCGCGGCATTGGCGGTTTCTTACAACGAATCCTGCAAACAAGCCGCCCTGAATCCATGAATGCCGCAGCCAATATTTTTGTTGGCCAAACCGAAGCCCCACTGGTAGTTAAACCCTTCATTTCGTCAATGACTCGTTCAGAATTGTTCGCCCTAATGGTTGGCGGTATGGCGTCTATTGCGGGTTCCGTAATGGCGGGTTATGCAGGCTTGGGGGTTGATATCAAATATCTGGTTGCCGCTTCATTTATGGCAGCTCCAGGTGGATTGTTGATGGCCAAAATTGTTTTGCCAGAAACTGAAAGAGCCAAAAACGATGTTGATGAACTGGATAGCAGTGAAGTAGAAGCCAGTGCCAACGTATTCGAAGCGGCAGCAGAAGGCGCAGCTTCCGGCATGAAAATCGCGGCCAATGTGGGCGCAATGCTGATGGCATTTATTGCGCTTATCGCCCTACTGAATGGCCTAATCGGCGGCATTGGTTCCCTGTTCGGTCATGAAGATCTGACTTTCCAACTCATATTAGGTTATTTGTTTCAGCCTTTAGCCTGGTTGCTGGGTGTTCCATGGGCAGAAGCCAATTTAGCCGGAAGTTTTATTGGTCAGAAACTGGTTGTGAACGAGTTTGTCGCATACCTTGATTTTGTTGGTCATAAGGACAGTATGAGTGGTGTCAGCCAAGCCATCGTTACTTTCGCATTATGTGGATTTGCCAACTTCTCCTCAATTGCAATATTGATGGGCGGGATTGGCGCAATGGCCCCCAATCGCAGAAGCGATATTGCCAAATTAGGCTTACGCGCAGTAATAGCGGCCAGTTTTGCTAACCTGATGAGCGCTGCTTTAGCAGGCTTTTTTATCAGTCTGTGA